Part of the Ardenticatenales bacterium genome is shown below.
GACCTCCGCGCACAATGTGGTCAAGGCTGCCGTGCGCGCGCTCAAGCTAGACCCCACCCTTTCCGCGCACGACTTTCGCCACTACCGCGCCACGCAGCTTTTGCGTGACGGGATGCCGCTGGAAGTCGTGCAGGAATACTTGGGACACGCGGACATCTCCACCACGCGGGGCATCTATGCCCCCGTGCTGGGCACGCATGTGGTGAGCGAGTGGCTGGATAACGTGGATCAGTCGCCGGCGGAAGCATCCGCGCAATTACGGCGGGATGGAATGCGAACAGGTACGGAAGACGCGGAACGTACATGATGCCGCCATTATTCACCAACCGCCAACCCACACAACATTCGCACAGGAGTTCAAAATGAAGAAATCAATACTCTGGCTGGTCGCGGGCCTGGTCGTCGTCATGTTGGCCGTGGCCCTGCCCGGCCTCGCCGCGCGCGCCCAGGCGGATGCCCCCGATAGCAGTCTTCCCGGCGGCACATTTGCCGTGCGCATTTATTACAACGAAATCAGCGACCTGGATAACCTCAACGGCTACGATGTTTGGGAATACAACAACCTGAAGGAGCGCTACGTGCTGGCATCCATGACTCAGGACGGCTATTACCAACTGGCGCAACAAGGTTGGCGCATGGAGGTAGATGAAGAAGGCACGAACATGCTCAACCCGGCCTACGTGGACGCTCTGCTAGACGAATATCGTACGGTTGATCAGCTCTATGCGGATATGGACGCCATCCATGCCGCCAATCCCACCATCACGGAAATCGTGGACTATGGCGATAGCTACTGCAAGAGTATTGGTGGCTGCGTAACCCCCGGCGGCGACGCGCAGGCTGGCTACGATTTACGCGCCATGCGTATTACCAACCAGGCCATCACCGGCGACAAGCCCGCCTTCTTCCTCATGGCCAACATCCACGCACGTGAAATCACCACGCCGGAACTGGCGATGCGCATGATCGATTGGCTCGTCAACGGCTACAACACCAACGCGGACGCCACCTGGATCGTCGATTACCATGAGGTCTGGGTTGTCCCCTCCGTCAACCCGGATGGGCGCTGGATCGTTGACCTGGGCACGCAGCCGCCCTACAACAACGGCCGCTGGACGCAGCGCAAGAACGCCAATCGCAGCGATGGCTGCAACAGTTGGCCGCCAAACGGCTTTTCCCAGTACGGCATTGACCTGAACCGCAACCACAGCTTCATGTGGAATTCGGGCGGCAGCAGCGGCCAGCCCTGCAACCTGGAATTCCGCGGCTCTAGCGCGGCCTCCGAAATGGAAGTGGCCCAATTGGAAACCCTGGTAAAGTCGATCATCCCTGATCAACGAGGTCCGGGAATCACCGACCCCGCGCCACTGACCGCGACCGGTATCTTCATTACCATGCACAGTTACAGCGAACTGGTGCTCTGGCCGTGGGGTTTTACCACCTCACCCGCGCCCAATAAGGTTAACCTGCAGAAAATCGGTGACAAATTCGCCACCTACAACGGCTACACGTCTTGCCAGCCATCAATCTGTCTTTACGACACCAGCGGTACGTCGGACGACTTTGCCTATGGCGAATTGGGCGTCGCCTCCTTCACATTTGAAGTGGGCACTTCCTTCATGCCGCCGTACAGCCAGATCGATTCGATACAATGGCCGGACAATGCTCCCGCGCTGCAATATGCGGCACGCATCGCCCGCATGCCCTACAAACTGGTCGAGGGACCGGACTCACGCAACCTGTCCGCCACTCCCTTCGCGCCCAACCAGGTCTTCCTGCGCGCCGAGTTAAACGATACGCAAAACGGAGGACAGGTGATCAAGTTTGGGTTCTACTCCATTGACAAACCGTATTGGGTTGCCGGATTCTCGCCGCACGCGCTGTATCCGCGAGATGGTTCGTATAACACGAGCAACGAAGTTGGCGCCGCGGTGATTGACACCAGCGGCCTGACACCCGGTCGCCACATCATCTACGTCCACGCCATGGACGTGAACAACAACCTCGGTCCGGCCAGCGCTATCTTCCTGGACGTACCGTAGGAGAGATACTGTAGGATTCAATGGGTGCGGCGCACGCATATGTACGTGTGCGCCGCACCGTTTCATCGTTGTTGGGGGAGTTGGCGTCGCGCGCCAGGGGAGGTTATCATTGATCGTGAAACCGCCTCCTAGTTTTGCCCTTTTTGTTAGCGCCAAACATTGAACAGGACCTTTATGATGAATAGCGACATTCTTTCTGCCCCCCTGCCCGCGGAGACAGGTTCATTTCTCCCGCTGCTGCTGGTGATAGCCCTGGCGTTTATTGTGCCGGTGCTCATCAATCGCATCAATCGCTGGCTGGCGCTGCCCGTGGTTGTGGGCGAGATTTTGCTGGGCATATTGCTGGGTCAGGTTTATCCGGAACTGGCATCGGATACCGTACTGGCTATCTTATCCGAGATCGGTTTTGGGATTCTGTTTTTTCTGGCCGGCACGGAAATAGACTTCCGCAGCCTGAGAATAAATCGGGCCGAAACAGGAAAGAACAGCTTAAGCGAGACATTGCGCAGCCCCGTGCCTCTGGGAATCCTCAGTTTTTTGTTGACCCTGTTGCTCTCATGGGGTTTCGTTTATGCCCTGTCGCGCACCAATCTACTCCAGGGCAACAACTGGCTCTTTCTCATCCTCATTTTTGCTCCCTCGTCACTGGGCCTGATCGTGGCCGTCCTCAAGGAAAGCGGTTATATCAGTCGTCCTCTGGGCCAGACCATTCTGGTTGCGGCGACGATTGCTGACTTTGGTACGCTCCTTATTCTCACGATTGTCGTGGCTGTGATTGAGATTGGCGGGTTTCACCCAGAAGTGCTGCTGGTGAGCCTGGTATTCGTGGGGTTTGTGGCCGCGTATGTGGCCTTCAACTACGTTTACACCAGCGACACGGTGCAGCGATTTATCTCGGCCATAAACACACCGACATCCCAGGTCAAACTCCGCTTTTCCTTTGCCCTGTTTCTCACGTTTGTGGTGTTGTCGGAGCAGTTGGGCGCGGAGATTGTGTTGGGGACGTTTCTTGCCGGCATGTTAATCTCCTTGCTCGCCCGTCCCGAAGACAAAGAAGTGGTACACCAACTGGAATCCGTCGGCTTTGGTTTCTTTATTCCCGTGTTTTTTATTATGGTGGGCGTGCGTTTTAACGTAGGCGCGTTGTTGGCGGACCCGGAGGCATTGTGGCTTGTGCCGGCATTTGCCCTTGTCGCCATCCTGGTCAAAGTCGTTCCCGCACTCCTCTTCCGTTGGTCCTTCGGTTGGCGCGCCACCATCGCCGGCGGTATGTTACTCACCGCGCGCATGTCCCTGATCATCGCCGAAGCCGCCATTGGCGTCGAACTCGGCATCCTCACCTCCGCCATCAACGCGGACATCATCCTGCTCGCCATCGTCATGGCCACTTTGGGGCCGCTGCTCTTCAACCGCCTCATACCCCCCATCACCGATGTAGGGGCGCCGCCCATTATTGTTGCCGGCGCGGACAAATTCGGCCTGGAAGTGGCGGAACAACTGCGCGGTCACCATGAACCCGTGCTGCTCATCGACGACGACCCCGGACGCATCGCGCAGGCGCGCGCCCGGGGTTTCGAGGCCATCATCGGGCGCCTCGACCGGCCGCACAAGGAGATCGTGCCTCACCTGGCCCGCGCCAACCGCCTCGTAACCACCTACGCAGACATAGAGCGGAATTATGCCATTTGTCGCTATGTGTGCAGCCAGTTCGACATCGAACACATCGTCACCCAGGTCCCCGATCCGGCGGCGCTGGACCGCTTTCAACGCCTCGGCGTCACAGCCACCAACCCGGCTACGGACTACGCCGCCCTCGTCGTCATGCTCACGCGCAATCCGGCCGCGTTTGACCTGATGACGCGCATTGACGATGACAAGGAGGTCCACGAATTCGTGGTACGCAATCCGACGGTCATTGGGAAACGTCTGCGCGACCTCAGCCTGCCCCCAGGCGTCCTGATTCTCGCCGTCAAACGAGAAGGCGAACTGCTTGTGCCCACGGCGGATACCCGCTTTGAGCGGGATGACCATGTGACGCTGGTCGGCGCGGCGGATTATGTGGACCACGCCTTCGCCGTTTTCACAAATAGTGACGGATCGGCGGTTCAGTGATATGCTAGAGGTTTGTTTGCGTCATTTCCAGACGGAAGCTAAGTGGCTGCCCGCAATTAAATTAGCGGAAATGTGCGGGCAGCTTGTCAGTAACCGCCCGTAAAAAGTGTGAAGTTGTTTTCGGGCGGTTACTAATGGCATGTCAGTTTAGCGAATCGGCCAGATACGACACGCTCCTATGATCTCAAGAAGTTTTGAATTAGTATGCTGAACCAAGAAGAACAAATCCATTCGCCCGATGCCACGCTGGCGGCGGAGACCGCCCGGCGACGTACATTTGCTATTATTTCGCACCCGGATGCCGGCAAAACCACCCTCACGGAGAAATTGCTGCTCTACGGCAATGCCATCCATCTTGCCGGCAGCGTCCGCGCCCGCCGCGACCAGCGCAGTGCCACCTCCGACTGGATGGCGATTGAGCGGGAGCGTGGCATTTCCATTACCTCCACGGTGCTCCAGTTCCCTTACAAAGGCTGTATCATCAATCTGCTGGATACGCCCGGCCACCAGGATTTTTCGGAGGACACCTATCGCACGTTGATGGCCGCGGACAGCGCGGTGATGGTGTTGGACGCGGCCAAAGGCGTGGAGGCACAGACACGGAAATTGTTTGAAGTATGCCGGCAACGCGGCATCCCCGTCTTCACCTTCATCAACAAAATGGATCGCCCGGCGCAAGACCCGCTAGGACTGCTTGATGAAGTAGAAAACATCCTGGGAATGCAGCCCGTACCCATGAACTGGCCCATCGGCGACGGCGAGAGCTTCCTCGGCGTCTATGACCGCCTCACCGCGCAGGTGTACCTCTTTGACCGCACGGTGCGCAACCAGACCATTTCGCCACAGACGATCACGACGCTCGACGATCCGCGTGTGCGCCGGGGTTTGAGCGATGCGCGTTTGGACGACTTGCTTACCAATATCGGTCTGCTGGATGAGATGGCGACCTTTGATCTGGCGCAGGTGCGGGGAGGACGGCAAACGCCCGTTTACTTTGGCAGCGCCCTCACCAACTTTGGCGTGCGGTTGTTCCTCGACGACTTCATCCAGTATGCTCCCGCGCCCGGTTCTTATCATAGCGATATGGGTCCTATTCCACCCACCGGACCAGACTTTTCCGGCTTTGTCTTCAAAATTCAGGCGAACATGAATCCACGCCACCGCGATAGTGTCGCCTTTGTGCGCATATGCAGTGGGCGCTTTGAACGTAATATGTCGGTTCATCACCCGCGCACGACGCGGCAGTTGCGGCTGTCCCGCCCCTACAAGTTTTTCGCCGACGACCGCGAGGTGGTGGACGATGCCTACCCTGGCGACATCATTGGCCTGCCGGGAAATGATTATTTCAGCATCGGGGATACGATAAATGCCGGCAGCACGCTCTTCAACTACGACCCCATTCCCACCTTCCCCGCGGAACACTTCGCCCGCCTCATTAATATGGACGTGAGCAAGCAAAAGCAGTTCATCAAGGGACTCGACCAACTACGCACCGAAGGCGCCATGCAAATCCTCTACGAAGCCGACGCCATGCGCCGCGATCCCATCCTGGCCGTCGTGGGAATGCTCCAGTTTGACGTGGTCGAAGCCCGTCTGGAAGGCGAGTACGGCGTGGTCACGCGCCGACAGATGTTGCCGCAGTCCATTTGTCGCTGGATCGAAGGTCCGGAAACGGACATTGCGCAGCTCCCCTGGCGCTATGGTCTGTTACGCGCCCACGACACCGCCGGTCGCCTGGTCGGCCTCTTCAACTCCCAACATGAACTGACCTACTATCAGGGTAAATTCCCTCACCTCAGTTTCAAGGAAACGCCGTGAAGAGGCGTGTCAGCCTTCCCACAAGCCGCGACGAGGCGTTTTGGGCTTGAAATCGAGCTTCCGGGATAATTTTCACAACCACCTTCCCGGAAGCTGTTTTGATACCAAGTGAATCGAGCTTCCGGGAAGATCTCTGGGACCATATACCCTAGAGGCTGACTAGATACCTTCCGGGAATATCTCCAACCATCCGGGCCATCCGTGACTATTTTCACCCCTCATGTTGCGCCCCGCTCATCGGGGCCGCCCTGGAGAATCAAAAATGAGCGAAAAACACATACTGGAACGACAAAATGGGATCATTGCCGGTGTCTGTGGCGGCATTGCCGCGTACTATGGCTGGAGTCCGTTTATCATTCGCCTGATATTCTTCTTGCTCCTGCTGCCTGGTGGACTGCCAGGTCTGCTGCCTTACCTGGTGTTGTGGCTCCTGATCCCCAAGAAACGATGAGCCATTTACAGAAAAGTCGTGTCATACACCACAGGAGTCGTGAGAGCCGTTTGATATTCTAAAGGAAACGACCCAGGAATCGGGGGCGGCGGAGAGACATAAACTTGCAGGAGGGCAATATGTCTTACGCTGTTTTTCTCGAAGTACTCGCCCGCGCCGTCTCCGACCAGAAATTTCGCCAGGAAATCTTTGAAGACCCGGCGAACGCTCTCCGCGGTTACGACCTCACGCCTGAGGAAGTGGCCCTGTTCAACGGGCTTGATGAAAGCAACTGGGACGCATTTGTGGCCCAGTATGGCTCACTAGGACCCGATGGCAGTATCCACCCGGGCACTGGCACCTGACACACCTGACACTGGATGGCTATTCTTCATGGAGACTGAGAAGATGTGTGGCTTCACGCTCACATCGTTCCCTGTCGGCGGCATGCGCCCGCTGTGTCGCCGACAGGCACTGTTCCAGGTAAGTCTTGCGCCGCGCGGGATCCTCCTCCAAACGCGCCAACTCCAGCAACAACAACGGTAAATAATCCGGGCAGCCCTGCTCTTCAACCAGTCGCCGACCAACAGAGAAATGTGCTACCGCGCGCGCCTTATCCCCCTTTTGCCGTGCCGCCACTCCCTGAAAGTACGCCACGGCGGGCCGCCACCAGGATATGTTGATTGCCCCTGCTTCCGCCTGATCGAGCAGCGTCCTTGCTTCCGCGTTGCGCCCTTGCGCCAGCGCCACCTGCGCCAGGCCAATCAGCACCCGCGTGTGTTCTACCGCATATTGCCTGGTGCGCGAGCCAATGAGCGATTGCGCCTGTTTCAAATGATAGGCGGCTTCGTCCCACATTTCTTGTGCCGCGGCCAGGTTGTGACCCCATTGCAGGTGGGCTTCGACCAGGGTGTAGTCGTCATCCATGTCTTCTAGCATATCCACCGCGCGCCTCAGGTCTGCCGCGGCTGCGTCGTATGCGCCCAGGTAACCATGAATCCCCCCCCGGTTTGCCAGGACGATGGCTAATAGATTCCGCCCCGCCTTCTGTGCCAGGAGGGCCGCCTCGTTCAGGGTTTCCAGCGCTTTGGTTGCGTGTCCGGCTTCAAACTGACACCAGGCCAGATTGTTGAGCGTGTAGCCGACGTTCACGGTGACGCTGAATGCGCGCGCCAGCCGTACTCCTTTGCTGAGGGCGTCGATGGCCTTGTCTAGCTGACGCTGGGAGTAGTAAATGAAGGCGCTGGCCTCTAGCGCCAATGCCAGGCGGTGCTGGCTACCTACTTGCTGGCAGAGGCGCACGGCCTCATCGACTTCTTGCAACGCTTCGCTGTAATTGCCGGCATTCGCCGCCGCCCAACCATCCCACAAATACGCCAGCGCCAGGTCATCCACAGTAATCCGCTCCGCCAACGCCTTCACCGGTTGCGTATAATTGACAATCTCCCCATACTTTGATTGGCGAAACTTCAACTCCGCCAGCAAGTTATTCGCATGCGCGAGATGCCCCCACGCCTCATGCGCTCGCGCCAGCGCCAATGCCTCCGCAAACAACGGTTCCGCCCGCTCATATTCCCCAAACATCAACCAGATATGTCCCTGCGATAGCCCCACATGCGCCGCCACATCCGCGTACTGGTCCACGCCCAACGCCTGCAAATGGTTTTGCGCCAGCGTATACAGGTCAATTGCTTCCCAATTGGCGTAAATCCGGCGCGCCTCATCCGCCGCCCCCACCGCATACGTTAACCCTTTCTGCCGCAGCTTTGCCTGCCCGCAATGATACGCCAACACGCCATAGTGAGGTTTCAGGTTTTCCGCGTGGGTCGCCTCCAACCAGGAGACAATTTGTGTATGAAGTTCCTGCCGCTGCGCGTAGGGCAGGCTTTCGTAAGCCACCTCGCGCATCATGACGTGCTGGAATTGGTGCGTGATGGTGGATTCCGCGGTCACTGCCTGCGCGATGTCCGCGTGTGACAGCTGCGCCAACTGCTGCGCCATGTGGATGCCCGGCGTGGAACCGACGAGGTGTTGCAGGAGTGATAGATCAAAGCGGCGGCCAATAACGGCGGCTATCTGTGCCAGGTAGCGGGTGGATGCCGGCAATCGGTCCAACCGCGCCAGCACCAACCCATGAATCGTATCCGGCAACTGCACCCCCTCCAGCCGGTCCCTATCCAGCGTTACCCGCGTCCCGCGCCGCAGCACGCCCATCCCCTCCAGCGCCTGCACGGCTTCCCGCAGAAACATGGGATTGACGGGACTGGCCTGCCCATCCCGATCCCGTAGCCCCAGGCGCTGCTCCACCGCCGGCGGCAGCTCCAAATCCCCTATATAATGCCGCAGGAGTTCGGAAGCGTGCCGCGGTGGCAGATCCGCCAGCGGCACACGGCTGCACGTTGGCCGCAGCAGCGCCGCCAGGGGTCTTTCCGCTTGCGCCGGCGCGTCATGGTGGGCTTGCATAGTCAGCACGACGGCGAAGGGCACGTCATGGACTTCCTCGGTGAGCGCATCAATCATCTCTAAGGTGGCCCGGTCCACCCAATGCACGTCCTCAAAACACAACAGCAGCGGTTGCTGCCGGGCGCGACCCAAAAAGCAGCCCCGCACCAGGTCAAAGAACCGTACCTGCCGGGCTTTCGCCGTCAGGTTGGCCAGCGATGCCGGCATTTCTCCCCCCAAACCCAGCACATCCCCCCATAAAGCCGCATCCTCCCCCGCCTCCGGGAAAAGCGCCTCGGTTTGTTGACGCACGCGCTCTTGTTGGGAAGATGCCGGCATCCCCGCCTCCAACCCGAAAAAAGCGCGCCAAATCTCCAACCACGGCCCATAAGGCACATCCACCATGTGCGACTGGCAAAAAGCTACGTAATCCGTCCCCCCCTGCGCCCGCCAATAGGCTATCCCCTCCACAACCAGGCGCGTTTTTCCTACACCCACCCCGCCAGACACGGCGACCACGCTGCCTAATCCCCGCAGGGCCGTGTCCAGGCTGCCCAGCAACAGGTCCATCTCCGCCTCCCGCCCCACCAGCGGAATCGTACGCGCCTGCCGGGCGTCATCCAACCCCAATGCCGGGCGCGGACGTTCGCGCAGCGCGCGATAAGGCCGAATCATGACTTGCTTCCCCTTCACCTTCACCGACGGCATTGCCGCGAAGACCGCCACATTCTCGGCGCGATGCGCGGCAGCCTCCGCCACGACCACCTCTCCCTCCTCGCTCAATTGCATCAGCCGCGCCGACAGATTAACCACGTCTCCCACCACGGTATACTCTCGCCGGCTCTCGGCGCCAATGGGTCCGGCAAACACCTTACCCGCCGCCAGCCCCACCTGCTGCCGCGTGATGAAGTCTGGCTTTTCCCGCTGCAACGCCAGCGCGCAGCGGACCGCTCGCTCTGGCGCATCCGGGGCCACGGGCGCGCCAAACATGATGTGCAGTTGGCTCCCCTTGTCCCCGATCAAGACGCGATTGAGGTAGGCGGATGCGCCCCCATAGCGAGCCACGATCTCCTCCGCCCAGGCAAAATACCGTTGCAACAGCGTGCCTGCCGCCGCGCTGGCGTAATCCAGGCCGCCAAACTGCACAAAGAGGCTGGTCACGGGGCGATGTTCCGCCAGCGAGAGGTGGGGGCCGAAGTTCAGCCCTTGCACCAATGCCGCGGGCAGGAATGCCGGCGCCGCCTGCGCCAGTCGCGCATGGTCCGCCTCCGAAAAATGGGACCAATCTAGCAGCGGTAGTGCCGGCAATGCCGGCAACGGATGCACCCACGGCTGAAAATCCCTGGTGGCGGGAGACCCCACTTCACGCATCAAGGCCGCGCTGGCGATCACCTGCCGCGCGCTCGCCTGCTTCTCCGCGTTCACCGCATCATCCACGCCCGCCCCGGCCAGCACAAATTCCGCGTGCGTTTCCGGATCGCCGACCACCATTTCCAGGCATTCGCCATAACCCACGCCGATCTTCAGCGTGAGGGGGAAAGTGGACGGTTTCCCCGGAGGGCGCTCCGTTTGCGCCTGGCTCAACTGCGTCCACATCAACGACTGCATCTTCTGGGCGCAGACCAATGCCCGCCGCGCCGCGTCCGTCACGCCCCCTTCCGGGAAGTAAACGGTCATGGCGTCCCCGTGGAAGTGGCTCACCGCGCCGCCCGCCTCGTGAATGATCGCAATCAGGGGCGTGAAAGTGTCCTCCAGGACGCGGCTCAACTCCTCCGCGCCCCGCGGCCCATCCGTCGCCAGTTCCTCGGACATGGCTGTGAAGCCGGAGATGTCCGCGAACAGGGTGGCGGCGCGAATCTGGCGCGGCTCGCCCGGCGTGGGCGGCTCCCCGCGCAAAATCTGGCGCGCCAGCGTCACCGGCAAGTACGCCGCCAGCCGCCGCGCCCAGGGGACAACGTGGGCGACCTGTGTTTCGTCCCTCATAGTGCGCCGCGTCTATTCCCCATTCCCAAACTGCCGCGCCAGCGCCTCCCACCC
Proteins encoded:
- a CDS encoding peptidase M14, with amino-acid sequence MKKSILWLVAGLVVVMLAVALPGLAARAQADAPDSSLPGGTFAVRIYYNEISDLDNLNGYDVWEYNNLKERYVLASMTQDGYYQLAQQGWRMEVDEEGTNMLNPAYVDALLDEYRTVDQLYADMDAIHAANPTITEIVDYGDSYCKSIGGCVTPGGDAQAGYDLRAMRITNQAITGDKPAFFLMANIHAREITTPELAMRMIDWLVNGYNTNADATWIVDYHEVWVVPSVNPDGRWIVDLGTQPPYNNGRWTQRKNANRSDGCNSWPPNGFSQYGIDLNRNHSFMWNSGGSSGQPCNLEFRGSSAASEMEVAQLETLVKSIIPDQRGPGITDPAPLTATGIFITMHSYSELVLWPWGFTTSPAPNKVNLQKIGDKFATYNGYTSCQPSICLYDTSGTSDDFAYGELGVASFTFEVGTSFMPPYSQIDSIQWPDNAPALQYAARIARMPYKLVEGPDSRNLSATPFAPNQVFLRAELNDTQNGGQVIKFGFYSIDKPYWVAGFSPHALYPRDGSYNTSNEVGAAVIDTSGLTPGRHIIYVHAMDVNNNLGPASAIFLDVP
- a CDS encoding cation:proton antiporter, translated to MMNSDILSAPLPAETGSFLPLLLVIALAFIVPVLINRINRWLALPVVVGEILLGILLGQVYPELASDTVLAILSEIGFGILFFLAGTEIDFRSLRINRAETGKNSLSETLRSPVPLGILSFLLTLLLSWGFVYALSRTNLLQGNNWLFLILIFAPSSLGLIVAVLKESGYISRPLGQTILVAATIADFGTLLILTIVVAVIEIGGFHPEVLLVSLVFVGFVAAYVAFNYVYTSDTVQRFISAINTPTSQVKLRFSFALFLTFVVLSEQLGAEIVLGTFLAGMLISLLARPEDKEVVHQLESVGFGFFIPVFFIMVGVRFNVGALLADPEALWLVPAFALVAILVKVVPALLFRWSFGWRATIAGGMLLTARMSLIIAEAAIGVELGILTSAINADIILLAIVMATLGPLLFNRLIPPITDVGAPPIIVAGADKFGLEVAEQLRGHHEPVLLIDDDPGRIAQARARGFEAIIGRLDRPHKEIVPHLARANRLVTTYADIERNYAICRYVCSQFDIEHIVTQVPDPAALDRFQRLGVTATNPATDYAALVVMLTRNPAAFDLMTRIDDDKEVHEFVVRNPTVIGKRLRDLSLPPGVLILAVKREGELLVPTADTRFERDDHVTLVGAADYVDHAFAVFTNSDGSAVQ
- a CDS encoding peptide chain release factor 3, yielding MLNQEEQIHSPDATLAAETARRRTFAIISHPDAGKTTLTEKLLLYGNAIHLAGSVRARRDQRSATSDWMAIERERGISITSTVLQFPYKGCIINLLDTPGHQDFSEDTYRTLMAADSAVMVLDAAKGVEAQTRKLFEVCRQRGIPVFTFINKMDRPAQDPLGLLDEVENILGMQPVPMNWPIGDGESFLGVYDRLTAQVYLFDRTVRNQTISPQTITTLDDPRVRRGLSDARLDDLLTNIGLLDEMATFDLAQVRGGRQTPVYFGSALTNFGVRLFLDDFIQYAPAPGSYHSDMGPIPPTGPDFSGFVFKIQANMNPRHRDSVAFVRICSGRFERNMSVHHPRTTRQLRLSRPYKFFADDREVVDDAYPGDIIGLPGNDYFSIGDTINAGSTLFNYDPIPTFPAEHFARLINMDVSKQKQFIKGLDQLRTEGAMQILYEADAMRRDPILAVVGMLQFDVVEARLEGEYGVVTRRQMLPQSICRWIEGPETDIAQLPWRYGLLRAHDTAGRLVGLFNSQHELTYYQGKFPHLSFKETP
- a CDS encoding PspC domain-containing protein produces the protein MSEKHILERQNGIIAGVCGGIAAYYGWSPFIIRLIFFLLLLPGGLPGLLPYLVLWLLIPKKR
- a CDS encoding AAA family ATPase, producing the protein MRDETQVAHVVPWARRLAAYLPVTLARQILRGEPPTPGEPRQIRAATLFADISGFTAMSEELATDGPRGAEELSRVLEDTFTPLIAIIHEAGGAVSHFHGDAMTVYFPEGGVTDAARRALVCAQKMQSLMWTQLSQAQTERPPGKPSTFPLTLKIGVGYGECLEMVVGDPETHAEFVLAGAGVDDAVNAEKQASARQVIASAALMREVGSPATRDFQPWVHPLPALPALPLLDWSHFSEADHARLAQAAPAFLPAALVQGLNFGPHLSLAEHRPVTSLFVQFGGLDYASAAAGTLLQRYFAWAEEIVARYGGASAYLNRVLIGDKGSQLHIMFGAPVAPDAPERAVRCALALQREKPDFITRQQVGLAAGKVFAGPIGAESRREYTVVGDVVNLSARLMQLSEEGEVVVAEAAAHRAENVAVFAAMPSVKVKGKQVMIRPYRALRERPRPALGLDDARQARTIPLVGREAEMDLLLGSLDTALRGLGSVVAVSGGVGVGKTRLVVEGIAYWRAQGGTDYVAFCQSHMVDVPYGPWLEIWRAFFGLEAGMPASSQQERVRQQTEALFPEAGEDAALWGDVLGLGGEMPASLANLTAKARQVRFFDLVRGCFLGRARQQPLLLCFEDVHWVDRATLEMIDALTEEVHDVPFAVVLTMQAHHDAPAQAERPLAALLRPTCSRVPLADLPPRHASELLRHYIGDLELPPAVEQRLGLRDRDGQASPVNPMFLREAVQALEGMGVLRRGTRVTLDRDRLEGVQLPDTIHGLVLARLDRLPASTRYLAQIAAVIGRRFDLSLLQHLVGSTPGIHMAQQLAQLSHADIAQAVTAESTITHQFQHVMMREVAYESLPYAQRQELHTQIVSWLEATHAENLKPHYGVLAYHCGQAKLRQKGLTYAVGAADEARRIYANWEAIDLYTLAQNHLQALGVDQYADVAAHVGLSQGHIWLMFGEYERAEPLFAEALALARAHEAWGHLAHANNLLAELKFRQSKYGEIVNYTQPVKALAERITVDDLALAYLWDGWAAANAGNYSEALQEVDEAVRLCQQVGSQHRLALALEASAFIYYSQRQLDKAIDALSKGVRLARAFSVTVNVGYTLNNLAWCQFEAGHATKALETLNEAALLAQKAGRNLLAIVLANRGGIHGYLGAYDAAAADLRRAVDMLEDMDDDYTLVEAHLQWGHNLAAAQEMWDEAAYHLKQAQSLIGSRTRQYAVEHTRVLIGLAQVALAQGRNAEARTLLDQAEAGAINISWWRPAVAYFQGVAARQKGDKARAVAHFSVGRRLVEEQGCPDYLPLLLLELARLEEDPARRKTYLEQCLSATQRAHAADRERCEREATHLLSLHEE